The following coding sequences are from one Bifidobacterium sp. window:
- the uvrA gene encoding excinuclease ABC subunit UvrA has product MVAGKESLIADISEVANDRKIVVQGAREHNLKNVDLAFPRNQMVVFTGLSGSGKSSLAFDTLFAEGQRRYVESLSAYARQFLGQMDKPDVDFIEGLSPAVSIDQKTTNRNPRSTVGTITEIYDYLRLLFARTGIPHCPVCGELVTAQTPQQIVDSLLGNTDGTRFQLLAPVVTGRKGEFVELIETLRSDGYSRAVIDGNMEQLSDDIKLSKQKKHTIEVVIDRLVIKEGISQRLTDSVETALKLAHGTVVADFVDLKQQDAKRRQPFSEHRSCPNGHALELDEVEPRTFSFNAPYGACPACTGLGFSLEIDPELVVPDPDKSLADGAIEPWGGTKSTSEYYEHLLDALAQELGFSTKTPWKELPTDVRHAVLYGHNFKVNVSYRNRWGRLREYSTGFEGVIHTLMRRHDETDSDQMRQYYESYMREIPCQTCKGKRLKPEVLAVTVSDNSIADVCDMPIAKSLDWVGQLHLEGAAAKIAGEVLKEIRARLGFLNDVGLDYLTLSRAAATLSGGEAQRIRLATQIGSGLVGVMYVLDEPSIGLHQRDNERLIQTLHHLRDLGNTLIVVEHDEDTIMEADWVVDIGPGAGEHGGKVMFSGLSKDLVKAPGSITGDYIAGRRTIEVPKHRRKIRKSKQLTVIGARENNLKNLTAHIPLNVLTVISGVSGSGKSTLINSILYPVLADRLNGARIVPGKHTRVEGVEQLRKVIHVDQNPIGRTPRSNPATYTGVWDKIRQLFAKTPEAQVRGYGPGRFSFNVKGGRCEACHGDGTLKIEMNFLPDVYVECEVCHGQRYNRETLDIRYNGKSVADVLNMPIEEAADFFSAYPSIARYLRTLVDVGLGYIRLGQPAPTLSGGESQRVKLATELQKRSDGTTAYILDEPTTGLHFEDVRKLLQVLQGLVDKGNTVIVIEHNLDVIKSADWIIDLGPEGGDKGGTIVAEGTPENIATKKSSWTGRYLAKTLKD; this is encoded by the coding sequence ATGGTGGCTGGTAAGGAATCACTTATCGCCGATATCAGCGAAGTGGCTAATGATCGCAAAATCGTTGTTCAAGGCGCTCGTGAGCACAACTTAAAAAATGTGGACCTTGCTTTTCCACGCAACCAGATGGTGGTGTTCACTGGTTTGTCTGGATCAGGCAAGTCTTCACTGGCGTTTGACACCTTATTTGCTGAAGGCCAACGCCGCTATGTGGAATCACTTTCTGCCTATGCTCGGCAATTTCTTGGTCAAATGGATAAACCTGATGTTGACTTTATTGAAGGTCTGAGTCCTGCGGTTTCTATCGATCAGAAAACCACTAATCGTAACCCGCGATCGACAGTCGGCACCATCACTGAAATTTATGATTACTTGCGTCTACTGTTCGCACGTACTGGCATTCCGCATTGCCCTGTGTGTGGTGAATTGGTTACAGCCCAAACTCCCCAACAAATCGTTGACTCTCTCCTCGGTAATACTGATGGGACTCGTTTTCAACTATTAGCTCCAGTGGTCACTGGACGAAAGGGAGAATTTGTAGAACTCATAGAAACTCTACGTTCTGATGGATATTCCCGAGCGGTCATTGACGGGAACATGGAACAACTTTCTGATGACATCAAACTCAGTAAACAGAAAAAACACACCATTGAAGTGGTTATTGATCGTTTGGTCATTAAAGAGGGCATCAGTCAACGCCTTACAGATTCTGTTGAAACTGCTCTGAAACTAGCACATGGCACGGTTGTTGCTGATTTTGTAGATCTCAAGCAACAGGATGCCAAGCGTCGACAGCCATTTTCAGAGCATCGTAGCTGTCCGAATGGCCATGCCCTTGAACTTGACGAAGTAGAGCCTCGCACCTTCTCCTTCAATGCCCCATATGGTGCATGCCCTGCGTGCACTGGATTAGGCTTTAGTCTTGAAATCGATCCAGAGCTAGTGGTTCCTGACCCAGACAAGTCCTTGGCAGACGGCGCGATTGAGCCTTGGGGAGGCACCAAAAGCACCTCGGAATATTATGAGCATTTACTAGATGCGTTAGCCCAGGAACTTGGCTTTTCAACGAAAACTCCGTGGAAGGAACTTCCTACTGATGTGCGGCATGCGGTGCTGTATGGTCACAATTTCAAAGTAAACGTTTCGTACCGCAATAGATGGGGACGGTTGCGTGAGTATTCCACAGGCTTTGAAGGTGTGATACATACTCTGATGCGGCGTCACGATGAAACCGATTCAGACCAGATGCGTCAATACTACGAATCATATATGCGAGAAATTCCTTGCCAAACATGCAAGGGCAAGCGCCTGAAACCTGAAGTTCTAGCCGTAACGGTGTCTGATAACTCAATAGCTGATGTATGCGATATGCCTATTGCCAAAAGCCTTGATTGGGTGGGGCAACTTCATTTGGAGGGTGCTGCAGCCAAAATCGCTGGCGAGGTACTTAAAGAGATTCGCGCACGTCTTGGCTTCCTTAACGATGTGGGTCTGGATTATCTTACTCTGTCGCGTGCGGCTGCAACCCTTTCTGGCGGTGAAGCTCAACGTATTCGTTTAGCCACCCAAATTGGTTCTGGTTTAGTTGGAGTGATGTATGTATTAGATGAGCCTTCTATTGGTCTTCACCAACGTGATAATGAACGCCTGATTCAAACCTTGCATCATCTAAGAGACCTTGGCAATACTCTGATTGTGGTGGAACATGATGAAGACACCATTATGGAAGCTGATTGGGTAGTTGATATTGGCCCCGGGGCAGGAGAACACGGCGGCAAAGTGATGTTTTCTGGCTTGTCGAAGGACTTAGTAAAGGCTCCTGGCTCCATCACCGGTGATTATATTGCTGGCAGACGTACTATCGAGGTCCCCAAGCACCGTAGGAAGATTCGCAAAAGCAAGCAACTCACCGTTATCGGTGCTAGAGAAAACAATTTGAAGAATCTCACTGCTCATATTCCACTGAATGTGTTGACAGTAATTTCAGGTGTCTCAGGTTCGGGTAAATCCACATTGATTAACTCTATTCTGTACCCTGTGTTGGCTGATCGTTTAAATGGCGCACGCATAGTCCCAGGAAAGCACACGCGCGTTGAAGGCGTGGAACAGTTACGCAAAGTCATTCATGTTGATCAAAATCCTATAGGACGCACTCCACGTTCGAATCCTGCTACATATACTGGTGTGTGGGATAAAATTAGGCAACTCTTTGCTAAGACACCGGAGGCACAGGTTCGTGGTTACGGACCTGGACGATTCTCTTTTAATGTCAAGGGTGGAAGATGTGAGGCTTGTCATGGAGACGGCACGCTTAAAATTGAGATGAACTTCTTACCTGATGTCTATGTGGAATGTGAAGTATGTCATGGACAGCGATATAACCGCGAAACACTTGACATCAGATACAACGGCAAATCTGTGGCTGATGTACTCAATATGCCTATTGAAGAAGCTGCTGATTTCTTCTCAGCGTACCCATCAATTGCCAGATATCTGAGGACTTTAGTTGATGTAGGTCTTGGATATATTCGTTTGGGGCAGCCAGCACCAACACTGTCTGGCGGTGAGTCCCAGCGTGTAAAACTTGCCACTGAATTACAAAAACGCTCAGACGGCACCACCGCGTATATTCTTGACGAACCCACAACAGGTTTACATTTTGAAGATGTTCGAAAATTACTTCAGGTATTGCAAGGTCTTGTAGACAAAGGCAATACTGTGATTGTTATTGAGCATAATCTCGATGTGATTAAAAGTGCTGATTGGATTATTGATCTCGGACCTGAGGGCGGCGATAAGGGTGGCACCATCGTTGCTGAAGGAACCCCAGAGAATATAGCAACAAAGAAATCAAGCTGGACGGGGCGCTACCTAGCGAAGACATTGAAAGACTAA
- a CDS encoding ABC-F family ATP-binding cassette domain-containing protein, protein MAIEAQGLEIRIGARVLLSPTDFHVAKGDRIGLVGRNGAGKTTLTRVITGDMLPSDGKVRVSGKLGYLPQSTHVADPHQTAIDRVMSARDISSIITRIRKSEQDMTNPDPDIMEKAMSRYDKAQQDFENAGGYSAQSEAIKMGESLGLDQEVLNRELGTLSGGQRRRIELARILFSDADTMILDEPTNHLDADSIEWLKQYLKRFEGGFMVISHSTELLDETVNKVWHLDAQRGAIDMYALGWKAYLRQRVVDEERRRREREVAEKKADRLMKQGIRLHAKATKAVAAQNMMRRAERLLENTEDAQRAEKVADLRFPEPAPCGRTPIMAKDISKAFGSNIVFAGINLAIDKGSRVVILGYNGAGKTTTLRLLAGIDKADTGEVEFGHGAKIGYFAQEHDTLDNNVSVLENLQQVAPNLDDTQARSILGSFLFSGDDAMKPTSVLSGGEKTRLALATLVTSRANVLLLDEPTNNLDPASRDEILKAISKYEGAIVLVTHDEGAVLALNPERVLLMPDGDEDLWNDSYLELVAEE, encoded by the coding sequence ATGGCTATTGAGGCGCAGGGGCTAGAAATTCGTATAGGAGCTCGCGTGCTGCTTTCCCCCACCGATTTTCACGTTGCTAAAGGTGACCGCATCGGTTTAGTTGGTCGAAATGGAGCAGGGAAAACCACACTAACTAGAGTAATTACTGGGGATATGCTGCCTTCTGATGGCAAGGTCAGGGTCTCAGGAAAATTGGGTTATCTCCCACAGTCCACGCACGTTGCAGATCCGCATCAAACCGCTATAGACCGTGTTATGAGTGCGCGTGATATCTCATCAATTATTACTAGAATTCGCAAGTCTGAACAGGATATGACTAACCCTGATCCTGACATCATGGAAAAAGCCATGAGCCGATATGATAAAGCCCAGCAAGACTTTGAAAATGCTGGTGGGTATTCGGCGCAGTCTGAGGCAATTAAAATGGGGGAAAGTCTAGGTCTGGATCAGGAAGTGCTCAATAGAGAGCTTGGTACACTTTCTGGTGGTCAGCGACGACGTATTGAATTGGCAAGAATCTTATTCTCCGATGCAGATACCATGATTCTCGACGAGCCCACCAACCATTTGGATGCCGATTCCATCGAGTGGCTGAAACAATATCTTAAACGTTTCGAAGGTGGATTTATGGTAATTTCCCACTCCACTGAGCTACTTGATGAGACTGTCAACAAAGTATGGCATTTAGACGCTCAGCGTGGGGCGATCGATATGTATGCGCTGGGGTGGAAAGCTTATCTACGTCAGCGTGTGGTTGATGAGGAACGTCGTCGTCGAGAACGTGAAGTTGCTGAAAAAAAGGCAGACCGGCTGATGAAGCAAGGTATTCGCCTTCACGCTAAGGCAACAAAAGCTGTGGCAGCACAGAATATGATGCGTCGTGCCGAACGATTATTGGAAAACACTGAAGATGCTCAGCGCGCTGAGAAGGTAGCTGACTTACGGTTCCCAGAACCTGCACCTTGCGGACGTACGCCAATTATGGCGAAAGATATCTCCAAAGCCTTTGGCTCCAACATCGTGTTCGCAGGCATTAATCTTGCTATAGATAAAGGTTCGCGTGTGGTGATTCTTGGTTACAACGGTGCTGGAAAAACGACAACGTTAAGACTTCTTGCGGGCATAGATAAAGCAGACACAGGTGAAGTGGAATTCGGTCATGGTGCAAAGATTGGGTATTTTGCTCAGGAACATGACACCTTAGATAATAACGTGAGTGTGCTTGAAAACTTACAGCAGGTTGCGCCGAATCTGGATGACACACAGGCTCGCTCCATATTGGGCTCCTTCTTGTTCTCAGGTGATGACGCTATGAAACCAACATCAGTGCTATCTGGTGGTGAAAAAACGCGACTCGCTTTGGCAACCTTAGTTACTAGCAGAGCAAATGTTTTGCTGCTGGACGAGCCCACCAACAACCTTGATCCAGCCAGCCGTGATGAAATCCTCAAGGCTATTTCAAAATACGAAGGCGCAATTGTATTGGTTACACACGATGAAGGTGCTGTGCTGGCATTAAACCCCGAACGTGTGCTATTGATGCCTGATGGTGATGAGGATCTCTGGAACGACAGCTATCTTGAACTCGTAGCTGAGGAATAA
- a CDS encoding metallopeptidase family protein, producing the protein MEITDELFESAVHDAIASLPQRFLSVMDNIVVTVADEATEQQLGRGNSPANELLGLYEGIPLPRRSWGYAGALPDVITIFKGPHMRLCKSPEQLEDQIRRTVLHEIGHYFGFDDAYLHSHGY; encoded by the coding sequence ATGGAAATTACTGATGAATTATTCGAATCAGCGGTTCATGATGCCATTGCCAGTTTGCCACAAAGATTTCTTTCGGTGATGGATAACATAGTGGTTACGGTTGCAGATGAGGCTACTGAACAACAGCTCGGCCGAGGAAACAGTCCCGCGAATGAATTATTAGGGCTATATGAGGGAATTCCCCTTCCCCGACGAAGCTGGGGGTATGCAGGAGCATTACCTGATGTGATTACCATTTTTAAGGGACCACATATGCGACTTTGCAAATCACCTGAACAATTAGAAGATCAAATTCGCCGCACAGTATTGCATGAGATAGGGCATTACTTTGGTTTTGACGATGCTTATTTGCATTCTCATGGGTATTAA
- a CDS encoding 2,3-bisphosphoglycerate-dependent phosphoglycerate mutase — MVGTQAKLIIMRHGESTWTDKRINRFAGWADIPLTARGEEQAFHASQLLTTSGIKPDMLFTSMLRRSIHTADIVLDALDRLWIPVERSWRLNERHYGAFQGQTRPAMREQFGEQQFNLYRRSFDVRPPEIDLASPYFQGNDPRYTKLFSDNLDSSDPSSIRSECLKDVWLRLEPFWNVKVLPELAEGKTVLIVTHGSVVRSLVKYLEGINDTDIASINVPTGIPMSFDFSISADNIPVVQGAGQYLDPEAAQLGIAETSALGNAEHSSSEQH, encoded by the coding sequence ATGGTAGGTACACAGGCAAAGCTCATCATTATGAGACATGGAGAAAGTACGTGGACAGATAAGCGAATTAACCGCTTTGCCGGTTGGGCCGATATTCCACTCACAGCACGTGGTGAGGAACAAGCTTTCCACGCTTCTCAACTACTCACTACTTCAGGCATCAAACCAGATATGCTCTTTACCTCAATGCTGCGCAGATCAATTCACACAGCAGATATTGTGCTTGATGCTTTGGATCGTTTATGGATTCCCGTGGAGCGAAGTTGGCGTCTGAATGAACGCCATTACGGTGCATTTCAAGGGCAAACGAGGCCAGCAATGCGTGAACAGTTTGGTGAACAGCAATTTAATCTGTATCGCCGATCCTTTGATGTGCGGCCACCAGAAATTGACTTGGCGTCACCATATTTCCAAGGGAACGATCCGCGTTATACCAAGCTATTTAGCGATAACCTTGACAGCTCAGACCCCTCGTCGATTCGTAGTGAGTGCCTTAAAGATGTGTGGTTACGACTAGAGCCCTTCTGGAATGTCAAGGTGCTGCCTGAACTTGCCGAAGGGAAAACCGTGTTGATTGTTACTCATGGCTCTGTGGTGAGGTCACTGGTTAAGTATCTCGAAGGTATCAATGACACAGATATCGCGTCGATCAATGTTCCCACTGGCATACCCATGTCCTTCGATTTCAGCATCTCTGCCGATAATATTCCGGTGGTTCAAGGCGCAGGACAATATCTCGACCCTGAGGCGGCACAACTCGGTATTGCAGAAACAAGTGCCCTGGGAAATGCAGAGCACTCGTCTTCTGAACAACACTAA
- a CDS encoding bifunctional ADP-dependent NAD(P)H-hydrate dehydratase/NAD(P)H-hydrate epimerase, which yields MLSSLFDDDAQSVEGFLTEAFESNTVRKFEAPLLQQGVPLMQQAASAITATAERMLAHANIPLSQSRIVLLAGAGNNGGDGLYSAASLSQAEAHVTVIAVGRSLHNEAIEQVLNSDTDILLLDQESDIPGAVAPNDAEEQLSHCNEALELLRQSDLIIDAMTGIGLHGVLQGIPAQIAKAIGESERIPLRMAFPPAAYRAQSPMVLAVDVPSGVGVDDGSLPGPYIPADVTVTFGTLKPCALLPPASYVCGQSVLVDFNFPTDQEIPKSEVMTARKCAQSLRMPQLGDSKYTRSVVGLITGSGSYPGAGLLSTLAASRSNVGMVRYLGPEQVQDHIMQVAPETVFSHGKVQTWVVGSGVPSSATANADDEEQINRILSLLESYNADTSSGSQNVETTAPLPPIVVDAGALSLLPPHVSSSLVITPHAGELARLLQARGEDVDASGINAEPLRWATRAWEVTGATVLLKGAITVIVGDDGEGSPRIITVGRAPAWLSTAGAGDVLAGVIASMLAQNADNLSEHPELISDYVAAGAYVHALAAAVASESSQLAWSLPILADPEDLSSFSSDYDARFSVSHPSGSSTLGHPIIAGDLIQALPEAYSVLTGLYDDAAEIHSPADTPYAGDEDLTSAEENRK from the coding sequence ATGTTGTCCTCACTTTTTGATGATGATGCTCAATCCGTCGAAGGATTCCTGACAGAAGCCTTTGAGTCGAATACCGTCCGCAAGTTTGAAGCACCACTACTTCAACAGGGTGTTCCTTTAATGCAGCAAGCAGCTTCAGCCATTACTGCAACTGCTGAGCGTATGCTCGCTCATGCCAATATTCCACTATCGCAAAGCCGTATCGTGCTGCTCGCTGGAGCCGGTAACAATGGTGGCGATGGATTGTATAGCGCAGCGTCGTTGTCTCAAGCTGAAGCACATGTAACTGTTATTGCAGTCGGTCGTTCGCTGCATAACGAAGCAATAGAACAAGTTCTTAATAGCGATACAGATATTCTCCTTCTTGACCAAGAATCTGATATACCAGGCGCTGTCGCCCCTAACGATGCTGAAGAACAACTCTCACATTGTAATGAGGCACTCGAATTGCTCCGGCAATCAGATCTCATCATCGATGCCATGACAGGCATCGGACTTCATGGTGTGCTACAAGGTATCCCAGCACAAATTGCCAAAGCAATTGGTGAATCAGAAAGAATCCCATTACGTATGGCTTTTCCTCCAGCTGCATACCGTGCACAATCACCTATGGTGTTGGCTGTAGACGTACCCTCAGGTGTAGGCGTTGATGATGGATCGTTGCCTGGTCCATATATTCCAGCTGATGTCACGGTCACATTCGGCACCTTGAAACCGTGTGCATTATTGCCTCCAGCGTCGTATGTATGCGGGCAATCGGTTCTGGTTGATTTCAACTTCCCCACAGATCAAGAAATTCCCAAGTCGGAAGTCATGACCGCTCGAAAATGTGCACAATCTTTGCGAATGCCACAATTAGGAGACTCAAAGTACACTCGCTCAGTCGTAGGCTTGATTACTGGTTCGGGTAGCTATCCTGGTGCAGGTTTGCTTTCCACGCTTGCTGCAAGTCGCAGCAATGTGGGAATGGTGCGATATCTCGGTCCTGAACAAGTACAGGATCATATTATGCAAGTTGCACCCGAAACTGTTTTTAGTCATGGCAAGGTTCAAACCTGGGTTGTTGGTTCAGGCGTTCCTTCAAGCGCAACAGCTAACGCTGATGATGAAGAGCAGATCAACAGAATCCTCTCATTACTAGAGTCATACAACGCCGATACATCATCGGGAAGCCAGAATGTTGAAACGACTGCCCCGTTGCCACCAATTGTTGTTGATGCAGGGGCTCTGTCTCTGTTGCCTCCGCATGTGTCGTCATCTCTTGTTATCACACCTCATGCGGGTGAGCTAGCGCGGTTGCTGCAAGCTAGAGGAGAAGATGTTGACGCATCGGGAATTAATGCCGAACCATTACGCTGGGCAACGCGTGCTTGGGAAGTTACTGGAGCAACAGTATTACTGAAGGGAGCCATTACCGTTATCGTCGGAGATGACGGCGAGGGTTCACCGCGCATTATTACAGTGGGACGTGCGCCCGCTTGGTTATCAACCGCAGGTGCTGGTGACGTACTGGCAGGAGTTATTGCTTCAATGTTGGCGCAAAATGCCGACAATTTGAGCGAACACCCAGAACTTATATCAGATTATGTTGCTGCTGGGGCATATGTACATGCTTTGGCCGCAGCAGTGGCATCAGAATCAAGTCAATTAGCATGGTCATTGCCAATCTTGGCGGACCCTGAAGACTTGTCATCATTTTCGAGTGATTACGATGCTCGGTTCTCAGTTTCGCATCCCTCGGGTAGCTCGACACTTGGCCACCCAATTATTGCCGGAGACTTGATTCAGGCATTACCAGAGGCATACTCTGTGCTAACTGGTCTCTACGATGACGCTGCTGAAATACACTCCCCCGCAGATACTCCATATGCAGGTGATGAGGATCTCACATCTGCTGAAGAGAATCGCAAGTAA